Proteins from a genomic interval of Chionomys nivalis chromosome 7, mChiNiv1.1, whole genome shotgun sequence:
- the Myo19 gene encoding unconventional myosin-XIX isoform X3 codes for MTGAAVQTYLLEKTRVACQASSERNFHIFYQICKGATQDERLQWYLPEGAAFSWLPNPENSLEEDCFELTREAMLHLGIDTPTQNNIFKVLAGLLHLGNVHFADSEDEAQPCQLMDGSKASVRTSASLLQLSENMLLETVQIRTIKAGKQQQVFRKPCSRAECDTRRDCLAKLIYARLFDWLVSVINSSICADSNSWTAFIGLLDVYGFESFPDNSLEQLCINYANEKLQQHFVAHYLKAQQEEYALEGLEWSFVNYQDNQTCLDLLEGSPISICSLINEECRLNRPSSAAQLQTRIESALAGKPCLGPNKLSREPSFVVVHFAGPVRYHTEGLVEKNKDPVPAELTGLLQQSQDPLLMMLFPANPEDKTQEELSGQSRAPALTVVSKFKASLEQLLQVLHSTTPHYIRCIKPNSQSQPQTFLQEEVLSQLEACGLVETIHISAAGFPIRVSHQNFVERYKLLRRLRLRTSSGLWGLCSAKGPSASLGPGPFSGCLISRLLHLLWCPLSPKRRWAANCQSPQPLCAKEATLQPLLQDILHALPTLIQTATPPSDPAETTQVPLYCGRTKIFMTDSTLELLECGRAQMLEQCARCIQCGWRRHRLQKQEKQRRAAVLIQAAIRSWLTRKHIRRLHIAATVIKRAWRKWRIRMAYLASKELDGMEDKPMPQAPSSLSSSLSPAHSKLLEAIIHLWPMGLVLANSAVGARGFQRKLVAHACLRLPTSNPSNNVQTPQQDQAGITSIRALPQGSIKFHCRKSPLQYADICPEPSASSVTGFNQILLERHRPVQV; via the exons ATTTGCAAAGGAGCCACCCAGGATGAAAGACTCCAGTGGTACCTCCCTGAGGGAGCTGCCTTCTCCTGGCTACCCAATCCAGAAAATAGTTTGGAAG AGGATTGTTTCGAGTTGACCAGAGAGGCCATGCTCCATTTGGGCATCGACACCCCCACCCAGAACAACATCTTTAAG GTCCTCGCTGGACTGCTGCACCTTGGCAATGTCCATTTTGCTGACTCAGAGGATGAAGCCCAGCCCTGCCAACTGATGGATGGTTCCAAAG cctctgtCAGGACATCAGCCTCACTGCTGCAGCTCTCAGAGAACATGCTGCTGGAGACTGTGCAGATTCGAACCATCAAGGCAGGCAAGCAGCAGCAAGTGTTCCGGAAGCCGTGCTCCCGAGCTGAGTGTGACACCCGAAGAGACTGTCTGGCCAAACTGATCTATGCACG GCTGTTCGACTGGCTGGTATCAGTGATCAACAGCAGCATCTGTGCAGACTCCAACTCGTGGACTGCCTTCATAG GTCTGCTAGATGTGTATGGGTTTGAGTCATTCCCTGACAACAGTCTGGAACAGCTGTGCATCAACTATGCCAATGAGAAGCTACAACAGCACTTTGTGGCTCACTACCTCAAGGCCCAGCAG GAGGAATATGCACTTGAGGGCCTGGAGTGGTCGTTCGTCAACTACCAGGACAACCAGACCTGTTTGGATCTCCTCGAGGGGAGCCCCATCAGCATCTGTTCCCTCATAAATGAG GAATGCCGCCTTAATCGGCCAAGCAGTGCAGCCCAACTCCAGACACGCATCGAGAGTGCTCTGGCAGGCAAGCCCTGCCTGGGCCCTAATAAGCTCAGTCGGGAGCCCAGCTTTGTGGTTGTGCATTTCGCAGGACCTGTGCGGTACCACACAGAAGGTCTAGTGGAGAAGAACAAG GACCCTGTTCCCGCTGAGCTGACTGGGCTCCTGCAGCAATCCCAAGACCCTCTGCTCATGATGCTATTTCCTGCTAACCCTGAAGACAAGACCCAGGAGGAGCTGTCTGGCCAGAGCAGGGCTCCTGCATTGACTGTGGTATCCAAGTTCAAG GCCTCGCTGGAACAGCTCCTGCAGGTCCTACATAGCACAACACCCCACTACATTCGCTGTATCAAGCCCAACAGCCAGAGTCAGCCACAGACCTTCCTTCAGGAAGAG GTGCTGAGCCAGTTGGAGGCCTGTGGCCTTGTGGAGACCATCCACATCAGTGCTGCTGGCTTTCCCATCAG GGTCTCTCACCAGAACTTCGTGGAACGATATAAATTACTGAGACGGCTCCGACTTCGCACATCCTCTGGTCTCTGGGGCTTGTGTTCTGCCAAAGGGCCCTCTG CCTCTCTGGGCCCTGGTCCATTTTCTGGATGTCTCATCTCTCGTCTCCTGCATCTGCTTTGGTGTCCTCTGTCTCCAAAGAGGCGCTGGGCTGCTAACTGTCAGAGCCCTCAG CCTCTATGTGCCAAGGAGGCCACACTGCAGCCTCTACTACAGGACATTCTCCATGCTCTGCCAACTTTAATTCAGACAGCGACCCCTCCCAGTGACCCAGCTGAGACCACACAAGTCCCACTGTACTGTGGCAGGACAAAGATTTTCATGACTGACTCCACG CTAGAGCTTCTGGAATGTGGACGTGCCCAGATGCTGGAGCAGTGTGCCCGCTGCATCCAGTGTGGCTGGAGGCGACATCGTCTCCAAAAGCAGGAGAAACAGAGGCGGGCTGCCGTGCTCATTCAGGCAG CTATCCGGTCCTGGTTAACACGGAAACACATCAGAAGATTACACATAGCTGCCACGGTCATCAAGCGTGCTTGGCGAAAGTGGAGA ATCAGAATGGCCTATCTTGCTTCTAAAGAACTGGATGGTATGGAGGATAAACCCATGCCTCAAGCTCCCAGTTCCCTGAGCTCATCGCTGTCCCCAGCACACAGTAAACTACTAGAGGCAATAATCCACCTCTGGCCCATGGGACTGGTGCTAGCCAACTCAGCTGTGGGTGCACGTGGCTTTCAGAGGaaactggtggcacatgcctgcctCCGGCTTCCCACGAGCAACCCCAGCAACAACGTCCAGACACCACAACAAGATCAGGCTGGAATTACGTCCATCAGAGCGCTGCCTCAG gGCTCGATAAAGTTTCACTGCAGGAAGTCTCCACTTCAGTATGCTGACATCTGCCCTGAACCTTCAGCCTCCAGTGTTACTGGTTTTAATCAGATTCTGCTAGAAAGACACAGGCCAGTCCAAGTGTGA
- the Myo19 gene encoding unconventional myosin-XIX isoform X4, with protein MKDSSGTSLRELPSPGYPIQKIVWKVLAGLLHLGNVHFADSEDEAQPCQLMDGSKASVRTSASLLQLSENMLLETVQIRTIKAGKQQQVFRKPCSRAECDTRRDCLAKLIYARLFDWLVSVINSSICADSNSWTAFIGLLDVYGFESFPDNSLEQLCINYANEKLQQHFVAHYLKAQQEEYALEGLEWSFVNYQDNQTCLDLLEGSPISICSLINEECRLNRPSSAAQLQTRIESALAGKPCLGPNKLSREPSFVVVHFAGPVRYHTEGLVEKNKDPVPAELTGLLQQSQDPLLMMLFPANPEDKTQEELSGQSRAPALTVVSKFKASLEQLLQVLHSTTPHYIRCIKPNSQSQPQTFLQEEVLSQLEACGLVETIHISAAGFPIRVSHQNFVERYKLLRRLRLRTSSGLWGLCSAKGPSEQPLCAKEATLQPLLQDILHALPTLIQTATPPSDPAETTQVPLYCGRTKIFMTDSTLELLECGRAQMLEQCARCIQCGWRRHRLQKQEKQRRAAVLIQAAIRSWLTRKHIRRLHIAATVIKRAWRKWRIRMAYLASKELDGMEDKPMPQAPSSLSSSLSPAHSKLLEAIIHLWPMGLVLANSAVGARGFQRKLVAHACLRLPTSNPSNNVQTPQQDQAGITSIRALPQGSIKFHCRKSPLQYADICPEPSASSVTGFNQILLERHRPVQV; from the exons ATGAAAGACTCCAGTGGTACCTCCCTGAGGGAGCTGCCTTCTCCTGGCTACCCAATCCAGAAAATAGTTTGGAAG GTCCTCGCTGGACTGCTGCACCTTGGCAATGTCCATTTTGCTGACTCAGAGGATGAAGCCCAGCCCTGCCAACTGATGGATGGTTCCAAAG cctctgtCAGGACATCAGCCTCACTGCTGCAGCTCTCAGAGAACATGCTGCTGGAGACTGTGCAGATTCGAACCATCAAGGCAGGCAAGCAGCAGCAAGTGTTCCGGAAGCCGTGCTCCCGAGCTGAGTGTGACACCCGAAGAGACTGTCTGGCCAAACTGATCTATGCACG GCTGTTCGACTGGCTGGTATCAGTGATCAACAGCAGCATCTGTGCAGACTCCAACTCGTGGACTGCCTTCATAG GTCTGCTAGATGTGTATGGGTTTGAGTCATTCCCTGACAACAGTCTGGAACAGCTGTGCATCAACTATGCCAATGAGAAGCTACAACAGCACTTTGTGGCTCACTACCTCAAGGCCCAGCAG GAGGAATATGCACTTGAGGGCCTGGAGTGGTCGTTCGTCAACTACCAGGACAACCAGACCTGTTTGGATCTCCTCGAGGGGAGCCCCATCAGCATCTGTTCCCTCATAAATGAG GAATGCCGCCTTAATCGGCCAAGCAGTGCAGCCCAACTCCAGACACGCATCGAGAGTGCTCTGGCAGGCAAGCCCTGCCTGGGCCCTAATAAGCTCAGTCGGGAGCCCAGCTTTGTGGTTGTGCATTTCGCAGGACCTGTGCGGTACCACACAGAAGGTCTAGTGGAGAAGAACAAG GACCCTGTTCCCGCTGAGCTGACTGGGCTCCTGCAGCAATCCCAAGACCCTCTGCTCATGATGCTATTTCCTGCTAACCCTGAAGACAAGACCCAGGAGGAGCTGTCTGGCCAGAGCAGGGCTCCTGCATTGACTGTGGTATCCAAGTTCAAG GCCTCGCTGGAACAGCTCCTGCAGGTCCTACATAGCACAACACCCCACTACATTCGCTGTATCAAGCCCAACAGCCAGAGTCAGCCACAGACCTTCCTTCAGGAAGAG GTGCTGAGCCAGTTGGAGGCCTGTGGCCTTGTGGAGACCATCCACATCAGTGCTGCTGGCTTTCCCATCAG GGTCTCTCACCAGAACTTCGTGGAACGATATAAATTACTGAGACGGCTCCGACTTCGCACATCCTCTGGTCTCTGGGGCTTGTGTTCTGCCAAAGGGCCCTCTG AGCAGCCTCTATGTGCCAAGGAGGCCACACTGCAGCCTCTACTACAGGACATTCTCCATGCTCTGCCAACTTTAATTCAGACAGCGACCCCTCCCAGTGACCCAGCTGAGACCACACAAGTCCCACTGTACTGTGGCAGGACAAAGATTTTCATGACTGACTCCACG CTAGAGCTTCTGGAATGTGGACGTGCCCAGATGCTGGAGCAGTGTGCCCGCTGCATCCAGTGTGGCTGGAGGCGACATCGTCTCCAAAAGCAGGAGAAACAGAGGCGGGCTGCCGTGCTCATTCAGGCAG CTATCCGGTCCTGGTTAACACGGAAACACATCAGAAGATTACACATAGCTGCCACGGTCATCAAGCGTGCTTGGCGAAAGTGGAGA ATCAGAATGGCCTATCTTGCTTCTAAAGAACTGGATGGTATGGAGGATAAACCCATGCCTCAAGCTCCCAGTTCCCTGAGCTCATCGCTGTCCCCAGCACACAGTAAACTACTAGAGGCAATAATCCACCTCTGGCCCATGGGACTGGTGCTAGCCAACTCAGCTGTGGGTGCACGTGGCTTTCAGAGGaaactggtggcacatgcctgcctCCGGCTTCCCACGAGCAACCCCAGCAACAACGTCCAGACACCACAACAAGATCAGGCTGGAATTACGTCCATCAGAGCGCTGCCTCAG gGCTCGATAAAGTTTCACTGCAGGAAGTCTCCACTTCAGTATGCTGACATCTGCCCTGAACCTTCAGCCTCCAGTGTTACTGGTTTTAATCAGATTCTGCTAGAAAGACACAGGCCAGTCCAAGTGTGA
- the Znhit3 gene encoding zinc finger HIT domain-containing protein 3: MASLNSKTAVCVVCLEKPKYRCPACRVPYCSVACFQKHKEQCSPETRPVENRRTVAPVTTRSEGDKDDDSSVADFLNSDEEEDRVSLQKLRNLGESAALRSLLLNPHLRQLMVNLDQSDNKAKLMKACMQEPLFVEFADCCLKIVEPSQKNRDS, translated from the exons ATGGCGTCGCTCAACAGTAAAACCGCGGTCTGCGTGGTCTGTTTGGAGAAGCCGAAATACCGCTGCCCGGCTTGCCGCGTGCCCTA CTGCTCGGTCGCTTGTTTCCAGAAGCACAAAG AGCAGTGCAGTCCGGAAACCCGTCCTGTCGAGAACAGAAGAACGGTGGCTCCTGTGACAACAAGGTCGGAGGGAGACAAAG ACGATGACTCCTCTGTGGCTGATTTCCTCAACAGTGATGAGGAagaagacagggtgtctctgcaGAAGTTAAGGAATTTAG GTGAATCTGCAGCTTTAAGAAGCTTACTGCTCAACCCACACCTGAGACAGCTGATGGTTAACCTCGATCAGAGcgacaacaaagcaaaactgatGAAAGCCTGCATGCAGGAGCCCTTGTTTGTGGAGTTTGCAGACTGCTGTTTAAAAATCGTGGAGCCATCCCAGAAGAACAGGGATTCTTAA